Proteins from a genomic interval of Actinoalloteichus hymeniacidonis:
- a CDS encoding sunset domain-containing protein, which yields MAWLFGQVFLLCVLSFLLGSLVTWLFVARQRRIETGRAVRTVTVGESGETGEEDRAQAVESERGGDKAANGLPKRFIEPAGGPGPEVLPSSMLPTEGSSTPAESDADAESVRLTYAVVDGEPTWHQPAGGEREKSAPNGNGKHASDGDGQHTAPLASVPAQTRGPVDGAELPATNSGEPRMVVPGPYRNSARPSPDGTAPGPGYLVKGNQKSKLYHTSDSPYFARTKATVWFQTETDAKKAGFTSSSVRRSSPVR from the coding sequence GTGGCCTGGTTGTTCGGGCAGGTGTTCCTGTTGTGCGTGTTGTCGTTCCTGCTGGGGTCGTTGGTGACCTGGCTGTTCGTGGCGCGCCAGCGGCGGATCGAGACCGGACGGGCCGTACGGACCGTCACGGTCGGCGAATCCGGTGAGACCGGCGAAGAGGACCGTGCACAGGCGGTCGAATCAGAACGGGGTGGTGACAAGGCGGCGAACGGCCTGCCCAAGCGGTTCATCGAGCCTGCGGGTGGGCCCGGACCGGAGGTCCTGCCGAGCTCGATGCTCCCGACCGAGGGCAGCTCCACCCCGGCGGAGTCCGATGCGGACGCAGAGTCGGTGCGGCTCACCTACGCCGTGGTGGATGGCGAACCCACCTGGCACCAACCCGCCGGAGGCGAACGGGAGAAGAGCGCGCCGAACGGCAATGGCAAGCATGCCTCGGATGGCGACGGGCAACACACCGCCCCGCTGGCCTCGGTACCCGCTCAGACCAGGGGACCGGTCGACGGTGCGGAACTGCCCGCCACCAACTCGGGCGAGCCGCGAATGGTCGTCCCCGGCCCATACCGGAACTCGGCTCGGCCCTCGCCAGACGGCACGGCTCCCGGTCCCGGTTACCTGGTGAAGGGCAACCAGAAGTCGAAGCTGTACCACACCAGCGATTCCCCGTACTTCGCACGCACCAAGGCCACGGTCTGGTTCCAGACCGAGACCGATGCCAAGAAGGCGGGCTTCACCTCCAGCTCGGTTCGTCGATCGAGCCCGGTGCGCTGA